Proteins from one Phocoena sinus isolate mPhoSin1 chromosome 8, mPhoSin1.pri, whole genome shotgun sequence genomic window:
- the CHRM4 gene encoding LOW QUALITY PROTEIN: muscarinic acetylcholine receptor M4 (The sequence of the model RefSeq protein was modified relative to this genomic sequence to represent the inferred CDS: inserted 1 base in 1 codon; deleted 1 base in 1 codon), which produces MANFTPVNGSLGNQSVRLVTSTHNRYETVEMVFIATVTGSLSLVTVVGNILVMLSIKVNRQLQTVNNYFLFSLACADLIIGAFSMNLYTVYIIKGYWPLGAVVCDLWLALDYVVSNASVMNLLIISFDRYFCVTKPLTYPARRTTKMAGLMIAAAWVLSFVLWAPAILFWQFVVGKRTVPDNQCFIQFLSNPAVTFGTAIAAFYLPVVIMTVLYIHISLASRSRVHKHRPEGPKEKKAKTLAFLKSPLMKQSVKKPPPGEASRXELRNGKLEEAPPPSLPPPPRPVADKDTSNESSSGSATQNTKERPPTELSTTEATTPATPAPPLQPRTLNPASRWSKIQIVTKQTGNECVTAIEIVPATPAGMRPAANVARKFASIARNQVRKKRQMAARERKVTRTIFAILLAFILTWTPYNVMVLVNTFCQSCIPDTVWSIGYWLCYVNSTINPACYALCNATFKKTFRHLLLCQYRNIGTAR; this is translated from the exons ATGGCGAACTTCACACCGGTCAATGGCAGCTTGGGCAACCAGTCTGTGCGCCTGGTCACGTCAACCCATAACCGCTATGAGACAGTGGAGATGGTGTTCATTGCCACGGTGACAGGCTCACTGAGCCTCGTGACTGTCGTGGGCAACATCCTGGTGATGCTATCCATCAAAGTCAACAGGCAACTGCAGACGGTCAACAACTACTTCCTCTTCAGCCTGGCATGTGCTGATCTCATCATAGGCGCTTTCTCCATGAACCTCTACACCGTGTACATCATCAAGGGCTACTGGCCTCTGGGTGCCGTGGTGTGTGACCTGTGGCTGGCCCTGGACTATGTGGTGAGCAATGCTTCTGTCATGAACCTGCTCATCATCAGCTTTGACCGGTACTTCTGCGTCACCAAGCCCCTCACCTACCCCGCGCGGCGAACCACCAAGATGGCAGGCCTCATGATCGCCGCTGCCTGGGTCCTGTCCTTCGTGCTCTGGGCACCTGCCATCTTGTTCTGGCAGTTTGTGGTGGGCAAGCGGACGGTGCCAGACAACCAGTGCTTCATCCAGTTTTTGTCCAACCCGGCGGTGACCTTCGGCACGGCCATCGCTGCCTTCTACTTGCCTGTGGTCATCATGACGGTGCTCTACATCCACATCTCCCTGGCCAGTCGCAGCCGAGTTCACAAGCACCGGCCCGAAGGCCCTAAGGAGAAGAAGGCCAAGACCCTGGCCTTCCTCAAGAGCCCCCTGATGAAGCAGAGTGTCAAGAAACCGCCCCCAGGAGAAGCTTCTC GGGAGCTGCGCAACGGGAAGCTAGAGGAGGCCCCTCCACCG TccctcccccccccgccacgCCCAGTGGCTGACAAGGACACCTCCAATGAGTCCAGCTCGGGCAGCGCCACCCAGAACACCAAGGAACGACCACCCACAGAGCTGTCAACCACAGAGGCCACCACGCCCGCCACACCCGCACCTCCCCTGCAGCCACGGACCCTCAATCCGGCCTCCAGATGGTCCAAGATCCAGATTGTGACGAAGCAGACAGGCAACGAGTGTGTGACAGCCATCGAGATTGTGCCTGCCACGCCGGCTGGCATGCGTCCGGCGGCCAATGTGGCCCGCAAGTTTGCCAGCATCGCCCGCAACCAGGTGCGCAAGAAGCGGCAGATGGCAGCCCGGGAGCGCAAGGTGACTCGGACCATCTTTGCCATTCTGCTAGCCTTCATCCTCACCTGGACGCCCTACAATGTCATGGTCCTGGTGAACACCTTCTGCCAGAGCTGCATCCCTGACACCGTGTGGTCCATTGGCTACTGGCTCTGCTACGTCAACAGCACCATCAACCCGGCCTGCTACGCCCTCTGCAATGCCACCTTTAAAAAGACTTTCAGACACCTGCTGCTATGCCAGTATCGGAACATCGGCACTGCCAGGTAG
- the MDK gene encoding midkine isoform X2, with the protein MAWGKPPPPGLNCFRCLGYRMRRSPSLQAQKGWAFAAAAGPRLELFRRLLSALNLNQIQACGLLLPQLPRPPRACQPARGERRSGLRAFPTRAPFWGPPSEPHPDTEQSISLQTWMQRRGFLLLALLALLALTSAVAKKKDKVKKGGPGSECAEWIWGPCTPSSKDCGVGFREGTCGAQTQRIRCRVPCNWKKEFGADCKYKFESWGACDGGTGTKARQGTLKKARYNAQCQETIRVTKPCTPKTKAKAKAKKGKGKD; encoded by the exons ATGGCCTGGGGCAAaccccctcctcctggcctcaACTGCTTTCGCTGTTTAGGGTATCGGATGAGGCGATCCCCGAGCCTCCAGGCTCAGAAGGGGTGGGCGTTTGCAGCCGCTGCCGGGCCGCGTCTGGAACTTTTCAGACGGCTGCTGTCGGCTCTAAATCTTAACCAAATCCAGGCCTGCGggctcctccttccccagctcccccgccccccgcgcgcCTGCCAACCTGCGCGTGGAGAAAGGCGCAGTGGCCTCCGCGCCTTTCCGACCCGTGCGCCTTTCTGGGGTCCCCCGTCCGAGCCCCATCCCGACACTGAGCAGAGCATCTCACTGCAGACCTG GATGCAGCGCCGAGGCTTCCTCCTCCTCGCCCTCCTCGCCCTGCTGGCGCTCACCTCTGCGGTGGCCAAAAAGAAAG ACAAAGTGAAGAAGGGAGGCCCGGGGAGCGAGTGCGCGGAGTGGATCTGGGGGCCCTGCACCCCTAGCAGCAAGGACTGCGGCGTGGGTTTCCGCGAGGGCACCTGCGGGGCCCAGACGCAACGCATCCGGTGCCGGGTCCCCTGTAACTGGAAGAAGGAGTTTGGAG CCGACTGCAAGTACAAGTTCGAGAGCTGGGGGGCATGTGATGGGGGCACAGGCACCAAAGCCCGCCAAGGCACCCTGAAGAAGGCGCGGTACAATGCCCAGTGCCAGGAGACCATCCGTGTGACCAAGCCCTGCACCCCCAAGACCAAAGCCAAGGCCAAAG ccaaaaaagggaagggaaaggactAG
- the MDK gene encoding midkine isoform X1 encodes MAWGKPPPPGLNCFRCLGYRMRRSPSLQAQKGWAFAAAAGPRLELFRRLLSALNLNQIQACGLLLPQLPRPPRACQPARGERRSGLRAFPTRAPFWGPPSEPHPDTEQSISLQTWMQRRGFLLLALLALLALTSAVAKKKDKVKKGGPGSECAEWIWGPCTPSSKDCGVGFREGTCGAQTQRIRCRVPCNWKKEFGADCKYKFESWGACDGGTGTKARQGTLKKARYNAQCQETIRVTKPCTPKTKAKAKASFLTHSSPGGQQGRVESAHFSAKKGKGKD; translated from the exons ATGGCCTGGGGCAAaccccctcctcctggcctcaACTGCTTTCGCTGTTTAGGGTATCGGATGAGGCGATCCCCGAGCCTCCAGGCTCAGAAGGGGTGGGCGTTTGCAGCCGCTGCCGGGCCGCGTCTGGAACTTTTCAGACGGCTGCTGTCGGCTCTAAATCTTAACCAAATCCAGGCCTGCGggctcctccttccccagctcccccgccccccgcgcgcCTGCCAACCTGCGCGTGGAGAAAGGCGCAGTGGCCTCCGCGCCTTTCCGACCCGTGCGCCTTTCTGGGGTCCCCCGTCCGAGCCCCATCCCGACACTGAGCAGAGCATCTCACTGCAGACCTG GATGCAGCGCCGAGGCTTCCTCCTCCTCGCCCTCCTCGCCCTGCTGGCGCTCACCTCTGCGGTGGCCAAAAAGAAAG ACAAAGTGAAGAAGGGAGGCCCGGGGAGCGAGTGCGCGGAGTGGATCTGGGGGCCCTGCACCCCTAGCAGCAAGGACTGCGGCGTGGGTTTCCGCGAGGGCACCTGCGGGGCCCAGACGCAACGCATCCGGTGCCGGGTCCCCTGTAACTGGAAGAAGGAGTTTGGAG CCGACTGCAAGTACAAGTTCGAGAGCTGGGGGGCATGTGATGGGGGCACAGGCACCAAAGCCCGCCAAGGCACCCTGAAGAAGGCGCGGTACAATGCCCAGTGCCAGGAGACCATCCGTGTGACCAAGCCCTGCACCCCCAAGACCAAAGCCAAGGCCAAAG CTTCATTCCTGActcacagcagccctggaggCCAACAGGGCAGAGTGGAATCTGCCCACTTCTCAG ccaaaaaagggaagggaaaggactAG
- the MDK gene encoding midkine isoform X4, producing MQRRGFLLLALLALLALTSAVAKKKDKVKKGGPGSECAEWIWGPCTPSSKDCGVGFREGTCGAQTQRIRCRVPCNWKKEFGADCKYKFESWGACDGGTGTKARQGTLKKARYNAQCQETIRVTKPCTPKTKAKAKAKKGKGKD from the exons ATGCAGCGCCGAGGCTTCCTCCTCCTCGCCCTCCTCGCCCTGCTGGCGCTCACCTCTGCGGTGGCCAAAAAGAAAG ACAAAGTGAAGAAGGGAGGCCCGGGGAGCGAGTGCGCGGAGTGGATCTGGGGGCCCTGCACCCCTAGCAGCAAGGACTGCGGCGTGGGTTTCCGCGAGGGCACCTGCGGGGCCCAGACGCAACGCATCCGGTGCCGGGTCCCCTGTAACTGGAAGAAGGAGTTTGGAG CCGACTGCAAGTACAAGTTCGAGAGCTGGGGGGCATGTGATGGGGGCACAGGCACCAAAGCCCGCCAAGGCACCCTGAAGAAGGCGCGGTACAATGCCCAGTGCCAGGAGACCATCCGTGTGACCAAGCCCTGCACCCCCAAGACCAAAGCCAAGGCCAAAG ccaaaaaagggaagggaaaggactAG
- the MDK gene encoding midkine isoform X3, producing the protein MQRRGFLLLALLALLALTSAVAKKKDKVKKGGPGSECAEWIWGPCTPSSKDCGVGFREGTCGAQTQRIRCRVPCNWKKEFGADCKYKFESWGACDGGTGTKARQGTLKKARYNAQCQETIRVTKPCTPKTKAKAKASFLTHSSPGGQQGRVESAHFSAKKGKGKD; encoded by the exons ATGCAGCGCCGAGGCTTCCTCCTCCTCGCCCTCCTCGCCCTGCTGGCGCTCACCTCTGCGGTGGCCAAAAAGAAAG ACAAAGTGAAGAAGGGAGGCCCGGGGAGCGAGTGCGCGGAGTGGATCTGGGGGCCCTGCACCCCTAGCAGCAAGGACTGCGGCGTGGGTTTCCGCGAGGGCACCTGCGGGGCCCAGACGCAACGCATCCGGTGCCGGGTCCCCTGTAACTGGAAGAAGGAGTTTGGAG CCGACTGCAAGTACAAGTTCGAGAGCTGGGGGGCATGTGATGGGGGCACAGGCACCAAAGCCCGCCAAGGCACCCTGAAGAAGGCGCGGTACAATGCCCAGTGCCAGGAGACCATCCGTGTGACCAAGCCCTGCACCCCCAAGACCAAAGCCAAGGCCAAAG CTTCATTCCTGActcacagcagccctggaggCCAACAGGGCAGAGTGGAATCTGCCCACTTCTCAG ccaaaaaagggaagggaaaggactAG